AGGGTATGCTAAATATCTCTCAAGGATACAAGCTTTAGATCCATCCTATCATAGCTGAACCTGAAAATGTTGGAATCTGTCCTGAGGATACCCCTAGAATGAAGTAAGTacagttgttgttgctttttgttgaaaatataGAAACAAGTATGTCACCAATTGCAAATACTATACTAATGTTACATGGAAGGAAACTGCCGTGGGTCTACACAACAAGACAAAGTCTGCTGGAAAGTCAGCCTCATCttgtgaccttttgacctttgaccccattggTAAGGATACAGTGTAGTAGAGGTCTTGTGATGAAGAGAGTTTCTGCAGCCAATGAAAAACCTGCCAGCTCTGTCATGCTAACCTCCTCCTCACTGCCCAGCTCACTCTCTGAAGGTAGCTTCCAGGAGCGAAGTCCTACATCAGGAGCTTtggaaatataaaacaaatattccaTGATATCATTAAACGCATAAGCCATCAAGTTGACATGATTTGGTGAGAACTCTCTTGAATTAGATTCAGCAACTCCCCTTCAGTTTGAGCCACAACTTTTTAAGTTTTAACACCAGTACAATGAAAGGTATCAATTCTACATcaatcatttgaatatttatgtggttttctttatccagggtagcctcttcagtgctACCACCGTTCTACTATAGGGTCcagccattattattaccctagcattgccaggtaccaaTTAACacacctgggttgagagggacatgataaataaaaaatcttGTCAAGGGATGGAGGCACCTGATGAGATTTGAAGTCGAGACCTCCAAGTGAAAGTACAGAGTTTTATCCATTAAGCCACAGTGCCCAAACAAATTGCTTCTTCTGTATTGACCATACAAATGAGACTTGTTTCAAGGTAGACGTGATTTTAGTCCTGTACATGATTCTGGGGAGGGAAAAGAATTATAACAATAAATGGGTGACTTTTGGGTAACCTGACTAgacatacaatacaatatttacatataacaccaaatatacaaaataatgtaaacttGGGCATTCCATCGCTGCAATAAAAATGATCGAGTCTTTTTGCTAAAATTAGTTTTAAGCCCCTCCCCACCATCAGAAATAAAATGAGGCTACATTGAGGTAATACACTGAAGAAAGACTTTAATGAAGTGAGAAAATTTTCTTTCACTGGAGCTCTACACCCTGATATGCATGATATgtgctatataagcactgtattattatcattaatattattattattatcattattatcattattatcattattattattattattattattattagtattattatcattattatcattactataatcattatcattattattattattattattattattattattattattattattattattattattattattattattattattattattattattattattattattattattattattattattattattattattatcattatcattatcctcCTTGACTATGTGCACAATATCCCAACAGACTTACTGGCATGAAGACACCTCACCACACGACCAGATCTCTTGccttcaaaggtcaaaggttgagGGTAATGCTGAGTTGCTGTGGTGGCAAGATTTTCTCTCCCTTCCCTCTGTGTGGAAGAGTCTGGACTGCTTGAGCTGTCTGAATGGGCGTGGTCTGTGGGAGGGGTGAAGAGACTCCGGTTCAATGGTTGCATGGGGGGAGAAGACTGCACCCCTGCCTTGAAATGGTGCAGAAGAACCAGACGAAAGATGGTCCTAGGAAAGACAGGAAAACGGCAAGAAATATGGAAAAATTTAATTCGAAAGGAATctgataacaaaacaaaattacttGTTCATTTTGAATGCTTATAAGTAAAAAAGACAAGTTCAGCTAAGGCCAATTATCTTATCAGTATTACAATCATTCAGTAGTAGATGTACTTGTTATAGTAGTAGCAGTGTCAGAAtcaataatagtagtagtagtagatgtAGTAATATTTACATTATACCACTGCCAAGACACCCATCTGCCAAGAGAACTCACCTTAGGATTTGAATGGCTGTGATGACGATCCATTTGCCTGTTTGACCCCAAAGATGTTGAGAAGCCAGCTCAAAGAACACTTCTATGTGATCCAAGACGGTCAGCCATCGGATCACTCTACCCTGAGGAAGACTCTGTcccaacaaataaacaaaccacaAATTATCCACTCTCAGTGGCAGAAAGACAGATACAATACggacataaacacacatacacccccATGAAAATCTGAAAACCTCATTACACGTGTTGACAACATAAAAAGCATGAAGAAGTTATAGTAAGTAAATTTTAACAATGCTTATCaagtctcatttttttttcaatgctgtATTGTTCTGCAACCATATCTACCACAGACTATAACTTTACAGATAGTAACTTTCAAATGAgccttaaaggtcctgtttacctttgggtaatgtgatttaaaaaaatgttcaagatagcacatttgatatacatgtaggtctgttgtgtcacaaaacatcctaccatacaaaatttttgcaataaagcctaaaatataaggagatatcagaatTTTTCTCAATAAGCCATAAATGTAGACAGTTTAatctggaagcatttttattataactattgttcacattttgtgtatttaacaatacttgacatcgATTTTacgtattcaaatttttgcagtgggtgtttttatccctaactcacattttagaactattctaaagcactaatcctgggtttttgtttcatctgcaaatggtaaatgagCCTTAAAATACTCACCAGCTTTGGGCGAAGACTAGCACGGGCATTTCTCATAATGGAATCATTGAAGAAGACCAGAAGATTGGCAAGGGCATAGACTGGAAGCAAGACAAATCAGATAACACTAGCAAAACACACAACATCACTCTGGCCAAGAATAGAAaaatgcagaaagaaaaatataatactGTTCAATGGACTGTGTGTATATTGCACTTAGATGATTCATACTTCTAgatagccttttgacaaggccctctcgctgtatggtgaagagagccacTTGCCTGTTACagtgagagggccttgacaaaaggctaactTCTAGATTAGCCTACCTTTCACAACTAGCAAGTTGAGATAAGGATGGAAGAAACCAAAAAACTTTACTAACAATTGAAACACTATTACTTAAATGTATGACACACATAATgaattattgcaactgattgacaaatttccctacatcgacgtaaataacactgaattgatcagtgttttagtagtagccatgataaaaaatcatgggcgtacatacagtgtactcgagcaggattcgaacctgcgacctcctgatcaccggacaggcgtcatctccactagaccaccgagctttcgcccgacagcaagtgttggttctaatccttatagcatgcagcgggtactgctttgttattcaaattcatgaaattcttccgtcgggatgttttcattgcaactgatcgacaaattgccctacatcgacgtaatttgtcaatcagttgcaatgaaaacatcccgacggaagaatttcatgaatttgaataacaaagcagtacccgctgcatgctataaggattagaaccaacacttgctgtcgggcgaaagctcggtggtctagtggagatgacgcctgtccggtgatcaggaggtcgtaggttcgaatcctgctcgagtatgtacgcccatgattttttatcatggctactactaaaacactgatcaattcagtgcttatttacgtcgatgtagggcaatttgtcaatcagttgcaatgaaaacatcccgacggaagaatttcatgaatttgaataatgaattaTTACTGAGACAAAATTTACAGTATAGAGACTGTCAGTCAAATCCACTTGAGTTGACCCCCTGACCACCCCAAAAGGACTTTCTACACAGGAAAGGGGGATCATTGTAATTCTACTAATTAGCTAACAAGCACAGAGTAAAAACATTTGggcaatttcatacttttttcaTGGTAATATATACACACTGAGTATCCATAAAATAGATATATTATCTAAAATGACTTAAAATTGTTAATGGTTTCATATTGTCTAAAATGATTTAAACAGGGAAAAGAGGAGAAATTTGTAAAATAGATTACAATCTCTCTATGAGGTCTCCTTTACTCCAAGAGAGATAACAAGttaaacttaccaaactctgaGAGAATTTCACTGTCATCAGTAAAACCTGTGAAAAGAATCATACACAACATGAACACACatcagacaaataaaaaaacaacacacaaacatttcaagAACAAAAATCTCTGGAATGACAGAAGAAGGATCCTGCTGTAATCGATATTGTATATCTCATTTGAGCTCAATGAAAGAGACATCTGTTTCTGTGCTTGGCTTGACATGGAGAAATtgtcttttttgggggggggggtgagggtgatttcataaagattacagTGGCATTttcataaacaaagaaaatgaaaggaaagaagaGGAATACGCAGATGGAATACAGAGGAAGGGTATTGTTTGGATTAAAGAG
The sequence above is a segment of the Diadema setosum chromosome 12, eeDiaSeto1, whole genome shotgun sequence genome. Coding sequences within it:
- the LOC140236127 gene encoding peroxisomal membrane protein PEX16-like, whose product is MANSSASGSGTTLADLPLPDQQQYIPESMKLLRKLSLKYRETYDWYRKWVTQNPDVVSQVEKTFRVFSYLIAGFTDDSEILSEFVYALANLLVFFNDSIMRNARASLRPKLSLPQGRVIRWLTVLDHIEVFFELASQHLWGQTGKWIVITAIQILRTIFRLVLLHHFKAGVQSSPPMQPLNRSLFTPPTDHAHSDSSSSPDSSTQREGRENLATTATQHYPQPLTFEGKRSGRVVRCLHATPDVGLRSWKLPSESELGSEEEVSMTELAGFSLAAETLFITRPLLHLSCLLVWGLSSWKPWLLSLATDIASLEMMKRDQKVKLTSKEKTHLVNRRLMLLIYLMRSPCYNVFTRSKLESFLRSTGQSIPCAALLTKPILEYLPTWQKIYFYTWAH